CCCGGTCCGTGTTGCCGGATGCGGTTCGGCCTCACTGGGGCTTAACGCCCGCCACCGTGTAGCCGAAGCCACGCTCGGGGACGCTCACCTGTAGTCCCGCATCGTCGAGCATCCCCGCCAGCTCGTCGGGGCCGAAAAACGTCGAATCGAAGCCGATCAGGTGTTCGCCCGCCACGAGCGCTCGACCGCGGATCGTGGTCGGGTCGAACTCGCGAATCACCAGCACGCCGCCGGGCGCGAGCACACGAACCGCCTCTGCGATCGCCTCGCGCGATCGGCCGATGTGATGGAGTGCATCGACGATCGTGACAGCCTCGACCGACTCGTCGACGACCGGCAATCGTGCGGCGTCGCCACGGACGCCCGGGATTCCGGCAGCAGCCGCTTCGGCGAGCATCCCTCCGGAGGCATCCACGACGGTCCAGTCCATGTCCGGGATCGCACGGGCGGCTCGCCCGGTGCCGCCCCCGACATCCAGTCCGGTCGTACCCTCGTGTTCAGCAAGTGCCAGCCCGCGAGACAGGACGTCCGGGTCGGCTTTCGGCATGAACAGATCGTAGAACCCGGCGAAGATGTCGAAATGCCTCACGTCGCTGGATCCGGTCATATTCGGTTTAGGCCCCCATTATACAAAAAACAGTGTCCGGGCAATATTCGGACCCACGGACTCTTGTCATCCCGCAGTCTACGAATCGACATGCCAACGCTGATGGACACCTACATCGAGAACAGGTATCGCGTCCAGCCCAACCACGCGAACAACTACGAGACCGCACACGGGGGGAACGTAATGAAATGGATGGACGAAGTGGGCGCGATGTCTGCGATGCGCTTTGCCGGCCACTCCTGTGTGACGGCGAACGTCGACGAGCTCGACTTCCAGCGCTCGATCCCGATCGGTGATAACGTGCTCGTCGAGGCGTACGTGTATTCGGCCGGTCGGACCAGCGTCCAGGTCCACCTGCGAACCTATCGTGAGAACCCCCGCACGGGCGAGTGCGAACAGACGACCGAATCCAATTTCGTGTTCGTCGCACTGGAGAACGGTTCCCCGACCGAAGTACCGGAGTTGACCGTCGAGTCCGAGCGCGGCGAGGAGTTGCACCAGCGTGCGCTCGAATACGACCCCTGACAGAAAGCCAATAGATATATGATTTCCTGATGGTAATCCGAGGGTAGTGAAACGAACAGTCAGTATCGCCCTGGCAGTGATCGTAATAGCGGTTGGCGTCTCGGCGGCGATGTCGTTTATCGCACCGCCGACAGCCGATCTGATCGCGCCACAAGAGGACGAAGAACCGGAACTCGTCCAGCTTGAAGGCAGCGAGAGCAGTTTCTACCCCTATCTGAGTGCGGCCGAAGAACATCGGAAGGGAAGCTCAATCAACGTGGTCGTCCGTGCGGATCTGGACACGACGCTCCAGATAATGGCGGACGATGGGGACTGGAACGTGACCGACGGACACGAACACGAACTCGGTCCCGAAGAGCTCTCCGCCGATCAGATCCAGATCAACACCACCGACGGGACGTCGATGGAATGGGACGAAGCCGGTGGTGCGACCCGGTACGCGTACATCGACGACACGGCCCGGGGCAACGACGCCGAGTTCGTCACCGAGTCGGCACAGGTCCACTTCGGCGATTACTACGGCCACCGGTACCACATCCGGATGTACGAAGCCCCCCATCAGGACGACGAGTGGGTGATCATGCAGGCCCACGACGAGCACTTCGACTGGTTCACGCTACGTCACGCGGTCCACGGCAATGACGAGGCCCAGACTCGAGTAGAGCAGGACTTCATGCAACAGGAGTTCGTCGACGACGTCTGGCGGAAGCACGTCGGGAACGACGAGCCGTACGACAACGACGGGTGGATGACCGTCGTCGAACTCGCGTGGGTGATGCCGTTGCTGCTGATGGGTGCGCTCGGTCGCCAGCGGATCAGAGACACGGGGCTGTCCCTGTGGGGACGTCTGAACTCGGTCGACCGACAACGCATCCGGGCGGCGTACGATCGGTTGACCCTGAACCACTTTCTGGTGTTTGGTTCGATCGTCGGGCTATATTTCGGGGTCCGGGTCAGCGGCATTCTGCTCGAGTGGTACGTCCCGGCGCTCTCGATGCACGGCATCGCGATGGTACTGTACCCCTTCATCGCGATCGGTATCCCCGCCGTGACGTATCTGACCGCCCGCCGGATGACCAGACGGATGGACGCAGGGGTCGTCGCCGCAGGCGCACTGGCAACCGCCGTCGTGCTCGATCTTCTGGCGCTGTCGGTCGACATGATACCCATCGGGATCGTGATCCAGCGCGCTGGCGTCGTGCTCGCGCTCGGGTTGATCGCGATCGGTGCGACGGACCGTGCGAACAGACAGGACAACGAAACGTTGCCAAATGACTGGCTGGTAGTCGGTGCGACCATCTGGGTCGCCCTGCTCGTCGCGACGCTGATGGGCTGGATCTGACGGCCGGCCGGAAGGCCAATTTTAAGCACGTCGCTCCCAGTACGTATTATATGGACATGCCGTCAGATCTCTCCGACTCGTGGGGGCGATATCGATGAGCGTCTCGACCGCCGAAGCGGAGCTATCCGAAGAGGAGCGAGCGGGGCTCGAACTGGTCCGCGAGACGGGCGGGATCCACCAGAGCGATCTCTGGAAGGAACTGGATGTCTCCTCACGACAGGGAAGCCGGATCGTCGATTCACTCGCAGAAAAGGAGCTAGTCGACCGCGAGGAAACGGTCTACGAGGGACACAACACCTACTACGTCTCGCCGACTGCGATGGATCTCGACTTCGCGCTGTTGATGGCGGGGGATATGCTCTCGCCGTTTATCGGCGAGGAGGAGATCGATTCACAGAGTGACGCCTTTTCGCAGTGGATGATGAACCTCGCCTACGAGGAGTAGTCCGCGCTCGTAGCTTTATATTCTCTCGCGCTCTACTGACAGGTATGGCGCTAGAACGATTACGCACCCCGTCGCTGTCGGGCAGTGAAACCGAAGAAGCCGAGGAAACCCAGACCGAACCGGACGAGAAAGACGAACAGGAATCGAGCGGATCACGATTTGGCAAACTCAAGAAGACGCTCGGTGTCGCGTTCGCTGCCGTTGTGACAGTCGTTACATTCAGAAGGCTCCGGAATCGCGGCGACGACGAGTAGCGGTTACCGCCCTGCGAATCATTTTTGTAGATGTCCTATCAGTAGCTCCGTCACTGCCTCGGACTCCTCCTGATGGACCCAGTGGGTCGCCTCCGGAAAACGCTCGACGCGACCGTTCGAGCAGTACTGGCGGCTCATCGGTGCGAGATCTGGAATCAGTGCGGTATCTCGTTCTCCCCAGATGATGAGCGTCGGGGCGTCGACCTGCTCGCTGCCGGACGTGCTCCCCGTGAGTAGATCCGTCGGGTGAAGTCCGGCCGCACGGTACCAGTTGATGAGACCGGACAGCGAGCCTGCGGTCCGCCAGCTCGCACGGTAGCGCTCCATATCGACGGGTGAGAACGCGGTCGGTGAGCCGCTCTCCAGCAGGGCGTCGCTCAGCAGTCGGTACTCGTCGCGGGCGAGCGCCCATTCCGGAAGTCCCGGGAGCTGGAAGAAGAAGACGTACCAGCTCCGACGGAACTGTTCCACACTGGACCGCAGTGCTTCACGGAACGCGGCCGGATGCGGGACGTTGATGATACCAAGCCGGTGGACCACGGACGGATAATCGATCCCCAGCTCCCAGGCGACGATTGCCCCCCAGTCGTGGCCGATAACGTGCGCGGACTCTCGCCCCTCCGACTCGATGAGCGCCCGGATATCCGCGGTGAGGTCATCGATCCGATAGGCATCGGTACCCCGTGGCGAGTCGCTCAGGTTGTAGCCGCGCTGGTCCGGGACGACGACCCGATATCCGGCGTCGACGAGCGGCTCGATCTGCTCGCGCCAGCCGTACCAGAAATCCGGAAACCCGTGGAGCAAGACTACGAGCGGGTCCGCCGGATCACCAGCAGCTACGACGTGCAGGTCGACACCGTTGACTGTTCGTGTCGTCGATTCGACGTCTGGAGCGTCGAGCAGGCTCGCGTCGGTTCGCATAGCTCATACTTTGTGAATATCAATAAATGCGTTCGGATCGGTCCGGCGCTGGTAGGCGTGCTTAGCCGTCGCGCGGCTTAAGCCATCGGACCACATACCATCAGACGTGATATCGAATACAGGCGTTCTCAGGCGATTTCTGGGCGCTGAAACGGACGAGACGGAAACCGAAGCGGCTGATGACGGTGAGGAGCGACCCCCACCGAAGCTCCGATCGAAACTCGGCCTGTTTCTCGCTCTCGTTGTTCTGACCGCGCTTGGGGAGGCGACGGTCCGGGGAATCCGAAAACAGCGACGAAAACGAGCGGCCTGAGGTTAGTCCAGAGCCGATCCGGCGCGAATTATCTGTTCTTCGCCAAAGGCAGGCCCGACGAACTGGATCCCGACTGGCAGCCCGTCGACCTCGCCCGCCGGAACAGAGATTGCGGGGAGGTCGGCGAGGTTGACCGGTGTGGTGTTCGCATCGGCGAGGTACATCTTCAGCGGATCGTCGAGACTCTCGCCGAGCTCGAAGGGCGTGATCGGCATGGTCGGGCTGGCGAGGACGTCTGCCTCCGACAGTGCCTCGTCGAAGTCCTGTTTGACCCACGCCCGGGCGTCCTGGGCTTTCTTGTAGTACTTGTCCTGATAGCCCGCAGACAGAGCGAAGGTGCCAAGCAGGATGCGTCTTTTTACCTCGTCGCCAAAGCCCTCGCGTCGTGCCGCCGAGAACGCCTCGTTCCAGTTGCCGTCGAACCCGCCGGACTGGCCGTACCGGACGCCATCGAATCTGGCGAGGTTCGAGGAGGCTTCCGACATCGCGATCACGTAGTACGCTTCCACGGCGTGCTTGACCGAGGGAAGGCTCACTTCATGATAGCGTGCGCCCTGCGCTTCGAGTTTGTCGATGGCACTCCAGAACTGCTCGACGACGCCCTCGTCGGCCCCCTCGACGAGTTCGGTCGGGACGCCGATCCGGAGTCCGTCGACATCGCCGTCAGCTGCGGCGGCGTAGTCGGTATCGGGTCGCTCCCGTGTTGTCGCGTCGTTGGGATCCTCGCCAGCGATGACATCGAGCAGTTCGGCGGCGCCCTCGACGCTCGGGGCGAGCGGGCCAACCTGTTCCAGACTGTTGCCGTAGGCGATCAGCCCGTACCGCGAGACCAGCCCGTATGTGGGCTTGATGCCGACGACGCCACAGAAGGCGGCGGGACAACGCACCGAGCCGCCAGTATCGGTTCCCAGCGCAAGGTCGGCCTCACCAGCGGCGACCGCGGCGGCAGAGCCGCCGGAGGAGCCACCGGGGACGTGACCCGGCGCGGCAGGGTTGTCGGTCGCGCCGAACGCGGAGGTTTCGGTCGTCGTCCCCATCCCGAACTCGTCCATGTTCGTCTTGCCGTTGATCGTCGCACCCGCCTCTTTGAGACGTTCGACGACTGTCGCGTCGTAGGGCGGGACGTACTCGTCGAGCATCGCGGAGCCACAGGTCGTCCGGACGCCCTCGGTAGAGATGTTGTCCTTGACCGCGACGGTTTTTCCTGCAAGTTGCCCCTCACCCTCACCGTCGATCCGTTCTTCGGTAATGTAGACGTTCTCGGTCATGAGACGTTCGGACCCTTGAAGTAGCCGTCCTCACTCGATTCGGCGTTCGACAGCGCTTCCTCCTGTGTCAGACTTTCGCGCTCTTCGTCCGGTCGCATCACGTTTACCAGTTCGGCCTCCCGATCGACCTCGGGCACGTCCTCGATCGTCTCGAAGTAGTCGAGGATGTCGGCGAACTGCTCGGCGAACTGGTCGACCTCGTCGTCGTCGAGATCGACCCGCGCGAGCTCCGCGACGTGACGGACGGTGTCGGGTCCGGCGGGATGGTCGCTCATACACGAGGTCACTGGTGGATCGGGAGTAAGGGTTTCGATCCGTCCACTTGGTCGTGCCGATCGGTCGTGCGCGGGTGTGTCCATACCGCGGTAGGTTTAAGTTGCTGACGTTGCAACAGAAGATTGCATTACAGCGTTTTCCGCCCGCAGTCACCCCCCAAAAGCAATGACTGACACTACGATTCGAGAGCACTCGAATACGCGCGAGCACGCGCGAAGACAGAAGAAAGAACAGACTAGAGAAGACGGCGAGGAACGACTGGACTGTCCGGAATGTGACGGTCAACTGGTCTCCGACGAGGAGCGCGGTGAGACCGTCTGTGTCGATTGTGGTCTCGTCGTCGACGAGGACGAGATCGACCGCGGCCCGGAGTGGCGTGCGTTCGACTCCAAAGAAAAGGACCAGAAGTCCCGCGTCGGCGCACCGACGACGAAGATGATGCACGACGACGGACTGTCGACGAACATCGGCTGGCAGAACAAGGACGCCTATGGCCGGTCGCTCTCTTCCCGCCAGCGCGAGAAGATGGAGCGGCTTCGAACGTGGAACGAACGGTTCCGAACCCGCGATGCAAAGGAACGCAATCTCAAGCAGGCGCTGGGCGAAATCGATCGGATGGCCAGCGCGCTGGGCCTGCCAAAGAGCGTCCGGGAGACGGCGAGTGTCATCTACCGGCGTGCGCTCGACGAGGATCTGCTCCCGGGCCGGTCGATCGAGGGCGTCGCGACCGCGTCGCTGTACGCCGCGGCCCGACAGGCTGGAACGCCACGCAGCCTCGACGAAATTAACGCAGTGAGTCGGGTCGATCGTTCCGAAGTCGCCAGGACGTACCGCTATATCGTCCGCGAACTCAACCTGGAGATCCAGCCCGCCGATCCCGAACAGTACGTCCCCCGGTTCGCATCGGATCTGGAGATCACGGAGGAAGCGGAACGGCGCGCCCGCGACCTGCTCAAAACCGCCAAGAAAGAGGGGATCCACAGCGGCAAGAGCCCGGTCGGCCTCGCCGCCGCCGCCGTCTACGCCGCATCGCTTCTGGTCAACGAGAAAGTGACCCAGAACACGGTCAGCGAGGTGGCGAACATCTCCGAAGTGACGATCCGGAACCGGTATCACGAACTGCTCGAAGCCGACGGTCACGCCCCCGACTGAGCGAGTTCGTCTTCTCCGCTGGTCTCCCGTGCCGAAAGCGACGGCTACAAACGGCACCTGCCCCAGGCGAGAGGTATGGAGACCACTCGACACTTCGTTGCGACCGTCTTCGTGGTCCACGACGGCGCAACGGCGTTACACGAGCACGAAAAGCTGGACATGTGGCTCCCGCCGGGCGGGCACATCGATCGCGACGAACTACCACATGAAGCGGCACTCAGAGAGCTCGAGGAGGAGACGGGGCTGGATGTCGAGCTGATCAGCGAGGCCGAGGGTGTGGAATCCGATACTGCTCGCCCCCTTCCACAACCCGAGCAGTTCAAGCTCGAAGACATCGACCGGCTCGACGGTGCGGTCGCCCACCAGCACATCGACTTCGTCTACTACGCCAGAGCGGCTGACCGGGTGATGAGTCCGGCTGAGGGGGAGGCCGGTTCACAGGCATGGGAGTGGTTCACCGAATCCGACCTCCGCGACCGTCGCGAGGAACTCGAAGCGGATGTCGTGGCGGCTGGGATCGACGCCATCGAGACTGTCGAAGAGTAGTCCACAACGCGAGCACGGAGGGGGATTTCCGCTACAGCGATACGTCGCCCGACCCCTCCGCCATCTCCAGGGTTCGTTTCGCGAGCCGTGGAACGCCCTCGCGCATCTTCGGATAGAGCGGGTCGGCGGCGTTGCCCTCCAGATGGCGGCGGAAGAACATCTCGCCGAGCGCGGCCATCTTGTAGGCGGCCAGTACCCGGTAGAATCGAAGATCCCCAGCCTCGATGCCACTTTGCTTCTCGTATCGGTCGATCAGCTCTCCCCGGGACAGATACCCCTCCTTTGCGGTAAAGGTCGGCATCAACTCGGGGATCGGCGGGTCGGGATCGGCGGGATCCTGCCAGAACAGAAGCAGGAGGCCGAGATCGGTCAGTGGGTCACCGAGTGTCGAAAGTTCCCAGTCGAAGACGGCGGTCAGTTCGGGTGGTGTCCCCTCCGCGAACATGAGATTGTCGAGTTTAAAATCGCCGTGGACCAGCGTGTGCGGGTGCTCCTCGGGGGCGTGCTCGGTGAGCCACGACA
This genomic window from Natranaeroarchaeum aerophilus contains:
- a CDS encoding class I SAM-dependent methyltransferase — its product is MTGSSDVRHFDIFAGFYDLFMPKADPDVLSRGLALAEHEGTTGLDVGGGTGRAARAIPDMDWTVVDASGGMLAEAAAAGIPGVRGDAARLPVVDESVEAVTIVDALHHIGRSREAIAEAVRVLAPGGVLVIREFDPTTIRGRALVAGEHLIGFDSTFFGPDELAGMLDDAGLQVSVPERGFGYTVAGVKPQ
- a CDS encoding acyl-CoA thioesterase, which translates into the protein MPTLMDTYIENRYRVQPNHANNYETAHGGNVMKWMDEVGAMSAMRFAGHSCVTANVDELDFQRSIPIGDNVLVEAYVYSAGRTSVQVHLRTYRENPRTGECEQTTESNFVFVALENGSPTEVPELTVESERGEELHQRALEYDP
- a CDS encoding helix-turn-helix transcriptional regulator, whose amino-acid sequence is MSVSTAEAELSEEERAGLELVRETGGIHQSDLWKELDVSSRQGSRIVDSLAEKELVDREETVYEGHNTYYVSPTAMDLDFALLMAGDMLSPFIGEEEIDSQSDAFSQWMMNLAYEE
- a CDS encoding alpha/beta fold hydrolase: MRTDASLLDAPDVESTTRTVNGVDLHVVAAGDPADPLVVLLHGFPDFWYGWREQIEPLVDAGYRVVVPDQRGYNLSDSPRGTDAYRIDDLTADIRALIESEGRESAHVIGHDWGAIVAWELGIDYPSVVHRLGIINVPHPAAFREALRSSVEQFRRSWYVFFFQLPGLPEWALARDEYRLLSDALLESGSPTAFSPVDMERYRASWRTAGSLSGLINWYRAAGLHPTDLLTGSTSGSEQVDAPTLIIWGERDTALIPDLAPMSRQYCSNGRVERFPEATHWVHQEESEAVTELLIGHLQK
- the gatA gene encoding Asp-tRNA(Asn)/Glu-tRNA(Gln) amidotransferase subunit GatA, which encodes MTENVYITEERIDGEGEGQLAGKTVAVKDNISTEGVRTTCGSAMLDEYVPPYDATVVERLKEAGATINGKTNMDEFGMGTTTETSAFGATDNPAAPGHVPGGSSGGSAAAVAAGEADLALGTDTGGSVRCPAAFCGVVGIKPTYGLVSRYGLIAYGNSLEQVGPLAPSVEGAAELLDVIAGEDPNDATTRERPDTDYAAAADGDVDGLRIGVPTELVEGADEGVVEQFWSAIDKLEAQGARYHEVSLPSVKHAVEAYYVIAMSEASSNLARFDGVRYGQSGGFDGNWNEAFSAARREGFGDEVKRRILLGTFALSAGYQDKYYKKAQDARAWVKQDFDEALSEADVLASPTMPITPFELGESLDDPLKMYLADANTTPVNLADLPAISVPAGEVDGLPVGIQFVGPAFGEEQIIRAGSALD
- the gatC gene encoding Asp-tRNA(Asn)/Glu-tRNA(Gln) amidotransferase subunit GatC; protein product: MSDHPAGPDTVRHVAELARVDLDDDEVDQFAEQFADILDYFETIEDVPEVDREAELVNVMRPDEERESLTQEEALSNAESSEDGYFKGPNVS
- a CDS encoding transcription initiation factor IIB, with protein sequence MTDTTIREHSNTREHARRQKKEQTREDGEERLDCPECDGQLVSDEERGETVCVDCGLVVDEDEIDRGPEWRAFDSKEKDQKSRVGAPTTKMMHDDGLSTNIGWQNKDAYGRSLSSRQREKMERLRTWNERFRTRDAKERNLKQALGEIDRMASALGLPKSVRETASVIYRRALDEDLLPGRSIEGVATASLYAAARQAGTPRSLDEINAVSRVDRSEVARTYRYIVRELNLEIQPADPEQYVPRFASDLEITEEAERRARDLLKTAKKEGIHSGKSPVGLAAAAVYAASLLVNEKVTQNTVSEVANISEVTIRNRYHELLEADGHAPD
- a CDS encoding NUDIX domain-containing protein, with the protein product METTRHFVATVFVVHDGATALHEHEKLDMWLPPGGHIDRDELPHEAALRELEEETGLDVELISEAEGVESDTARPLPQPEQFKLEDIDRLDGAVAHQHIDFVYYARAADRVMSPAEGEAGSQAWEWFTESDLRDRREELEADVVAAGIDAIETVEE